The following proteins are encoded in a genomic region of Desulfosoma sp.:
- a CDS encoding ATP-binding protein, with amino-acid sequence MEDKYSNLRLKFLASMLAFSLIPLFIVGISLYYQFDRAYRTRVENNLGSLLNDRRHALDLFFEERLSQLYTVAYTQTFDQISSQEKLNEIFDLMQRRSKYYVDLGVIDDQGHHVAYVGPYSLKGVNYKDSDWFQSVRLRGIHISDVFLGVRNFPHFVIAILRREGDRSWILRATINTDLFESMVKAAQTGEYGDAFLLNEENVLQTSSRFLGPVMANPGIPALPRFVGTRIMTQDVGLRSMIVGATWLTSVPWMLVVMEDPQEEYLPILQTRSLALILLAAGVAAVVLGAVFVVNLMILQLQEADRQKALLDADLMQTSKMAALGRLAAGIAHEINNPLAVIQEKAGWIQDLLEEEDLRKSENFREFEAAIAKIQHHVDRARNVTHRLLGFARRMEPVRHPVNVNKVVEETLTFLENEARHRNITMHVELEEGLPEVISDGAQVQQVLLNIINNAIDAVQKDGHVFIKTHFEKPLQQVMVEVRDTGPGIPDEILDKIFDPFFTTKKLGSGTGLGLSICHSIMTKLGGRIEARNSPQGGAVFIITLPLQAPGASPAM; translated from the coding sequence ATGGAAGATAAATATTCCAATCTTCGACTAAAGTTTTTGGCTTCAATGCTGGCCTTTTCCTTGATTCCGCTCTTTATTGTGGGAATCAGCCTCTACTATCAGTTCGACAGAGCCTATCGGACTCGAGTGGAAAACAACCTTGGAAGCTTGTTGAATGATCGTCGGCATGCCCTGGATCTTTTTTTTGAAGAACGCCTTTCCCAACTCTACACCGTGGCTTACACCCAGACCTTTGACCAGATCAGCTCCCAGGAGAAACTCAACGAGATCTTTGACCTCATGCAGCGCCGCTCCAAATATTATGTGGACTTAGGGGTTATTGATGATCAAGGCCATCATGTGGCCTATGTGGGGCCGTATTCCCTCAAAGGCGTTAATTACAAGGATTCCGATTGGTTTCAATCGGTGCGCCTTCGAGGGATTCATATCAGCGATGTTTTCTTGGGGGTACGAAACTTTCCCCATTTTGTCATCGCGATCCTGCGTCGCGAAGGCGACAGGTCTTGGATTCTCAGGGCAACCATCAACACGGATCTTTTTGAATCCATGGTCAAGGCGGCGCAAACGGGAGAATACGGTGATGCTTTTCTGCTCAATGAAGAAAACGTGCTGCAGACCTCCTCTCGCTTTCTGGGACCTGTTATGGCAAATCCGGGCATCCCCGCTCTGCCCCGGTTCGTCGGCACCCGCATCATGACCCAAGACGTCGGCCTGCGTTCCATGATCGTCGGGGCCACATGGCTGACGAGCGTCCCCTGGATGCTGGTCGTCATGGAAGATCCTCAGGAAGAGTATCTTCCCATCCTTCAGACTCGATCTTTGGCTCTGATTCTTCTAGCGGCGGGTGTCGCTGCCGTGGTGCTCGGCGCCGTTTTTGTGGTGAACCTCATGATTTTGCAGCTTCAAGAAGCCGACCGGCAAAAAGCTTTGCTGGATGCAGACCTCATGCAGACGAGCAAAATGGCTGCCTTGGGTCGTTTGGCGGCGGGCATCGCCCATGAAATCAACAATCCTTTGGCTGTCATTCAGGAAAAGGCAGGTTGGATTCAGGATCTGTTAGAAGAGGAAGATCTCAGGAAAAGTGAGAATTTCAGAGAATTTGAAGCCGCCATCGCCAAGATACAGCACCATGTGGATCGCGCCCGCAACGTGACCCATCGGCTTCTTGGTTTTGCACGCCGCATGGAACCCGTGAGACATCCCGTCAATGTGAACAAAGTTGTGGAGGAAACCCTGACCTTTTTGGAGAACGAAGCGCGGCATCGCAATATCACAATGCATGTGGAACTGGAGGAAGGTCTTCCGGAAGTGATCAGTGACGGGGCTCAGGTGCAGCAAGTACTTTTGAACATCATCAATAACGCCATTGATGCTGTGCAAAAAGACGGGCATGTGTTCATCAAAACGCACTTCGAAAAGCCTTTGCAACAAGTGATGGTGGAAGTTCGGGATACGGGGCCGGGTATTCCGGATGAAATTTTGGACAAGATTTTCGATCCGTTCTTCACAACCAAAAAGCTTGGCAGCGGAACAGGCCTGGGGTTGAGTATCTGCCATAGCATCATGACGAAACTTGGAGGTCGCATTGAAGCACGCAACAGCCCTCAAGGGGGCGCCGTTTTTATCATCACCCTGCCCTTGCAGGCTCCGGGGGCGTCTCCTGCCATGTAA
- a CDS encoding response regulator: MDRPPYRVMVVDDEADFLETLVRRLEKRQVEVVGVPGGREALEVLSQRPVDVVILDVRMPGMDGLEVLQEIKKRWPLVEVILLTGHASVESGLQGMELGAFDYVMKPCKLTELLPKIELAYERKCLREKALQ; this comes from the coding sequence ATGGATCGGCCACCGTACCGAGTGATGGTCGTGGACGACGAAGCCGATTTTCTGGAAACCCTTGTTCGACGTCTGGAAAAGCGTCAAGTGGAGGTCGTCGGGGTTCCGGGGGGGCGGGAAGCCTTGGAAGTTCTTTCGCAGCGCCCTGTGGATGTGGTGATTTTGGATGTGCGCATGCCCGGCATGGACGGTTTGGAGGTGCTTCAGGAAATCAAAAAGCGCTGGCCTCTTGTGGAAGTTATTCTGCTCACGGGACATGCCTCGGTGGAATCCGGACTTCAGGGCATGGAATTGGGGGCTTTCGATTACGTCATGAAACCCTGTAAGCTGACTGAGCTTTTACCGAAGATTGAGCTGGCCTATGAACGCAAATGCCTTCGCGAAAAAGCTTTGCAATGA
- a CDS encoding inorganic phosphate transporter: protein MWRIFGGLFLGWSLGANHCANIFGTAVASGLLRFSQALWLTAAYVVLGAVVEGTKCVSTYAKLAYVHADTAFILTSSTAVTMTALTRAGVPASTSQALVGAILGWSLLNSSPDFSQLTKIVICWTLTPLSALIASSLLHRGLEKLVTVQIKSFSARNRFYFVAVLVTGCYAAYSLGANSVANVTGVYVTSGLLDLRLGALIGGLSIASGVLTYSGRVMMTVGKGIVPLDPFSAMVVVFAEAATLHLFTQVAVPVSSSQAVVGAVVGIGFVKGLQTINKRVVLKIGLGWVLTPICAGMLTLGLHSLFLLVGADSLQSFFAKAFAFIGQLNLR, encoded by the coding sequence ATGTGGCGGATCTTCGGCGGGCTTTTTCTGGGATGGAGTCTGGGGGCGAATCATTGCGCCAATATTTTCGGAACCGCTGTGGCCAGTGGCCTTCTGCGCTTCTCCCAAGCCCTTTGGCTTACCGCGGCTTATGTGGTTTTGGGAGCGGTCGTGGAAGGAACCAAGTGCGTAAGCACTTATGCCAAGCTGGCCTATGTTCACGCCGACACCGCTTTCATTTTGACCAGCTCTACCGCCGTGACCATGACGGCGCTCACACGAGCAGGTGTCCCGGCTTCCACATCTCAAGCCCTTGTGGGGGCCATTCTCGGCTGGTCCCTTCTGAACTCGTCCCCTGATTTTTCTCAACTGACCAAAATTGTGATCTGCTGGACTCTCACCCCGCTTAGTGCCCTGATCGCCAGCAGCCTTTTGCATCGTGGCCTTGAAAAACTCGTGACGGTCCAGATCAAGTCTTTCTCGGCTCGAAACCGGTTCTATTTCGTGGCCGTGCTGGTAACCGGCTGTTACGCAGCCTACAGTTTGGGAGCCAACAGTGTGGCCAACGTCACAGGGGTCTATGTCACCTCGGGACTTCTGGACCTTCGTCTGGGGGCTCTGATCGGAGGTTTGAGCATTGCCTCAGGGGTCCTCACGTACAGCGGGCGTGTCATGATGACGGTGGGCAAAGGAATCGTGCCTTTGGATCCTTTTTCGGCCATGGTCGTGGTGTTTGCCGAAGCCGCCACCCTTCACCTGTTCACCCAGGTGGCGGTGCCCGTGTCGTCCTCCCAGGCCGTGGTGGGCGCTGTTGTGGGCATTGGGTTCGTCAAAGGACTTCAAACCATTAACAAAAGAGTGGTGCTCAAAATCGGTCTCGGATGGGTTCTGACGCCCATATGCGCCGGAATGCTCACTCTGGGACTCCATTCGCTCTTTCTTCTCGTGGGGGCCGATTCATTGCAAAGCTTTTTCGCGAAGGCATTTGCGTTCATAGGCCAGCTCAATCTTCGGTAA
- a CDS encoding DUF47 family protein: protein MFKKWMRGDRKEEAALTAMHEHLRLLCSANGVLADLIHQGEKSRAETIYDLEREGDMARRHALSIIFEGAFLPYIRPNLCRFVELVDQAFDTVEDTARYFERINLHDSTAEECRTITSLNKEMCEILSIAFQRAVQGQDIREQVLAIRILEKRVDDLKAEIYQKIHSLPVSEFWQGKFYADFLESLTTFSDLIEDASDALYVLTVSFR from the coding sequence ATGTTTAAGAAGTGGATGCGCGGAGACCGCAAAGAGGAAGCCGCTCTCACGGCCATGCACGAGCATCTGCGTCTCCTGTGCTCGGCCAATGGAGTCTTGGCCGATCTTATTCATCAAGGCGAAAAATCACGAGCCGAAACCATCTACGACCTGGAACGTGAAGGTGACATGGCCAGACGTCACGCTTTGTCCATCATCTTCGAAGGGGCTTTTCTACCCTATATTCGGCCAAATTTATGTCGTTTCGTGGAACTGGTGGACCAAGCTTTTGATACCGTGGAAGACACGGCACGGTATTTTGAACGCATCAATCTCCATGACTCCACTGCTGAAGAATGCCGTACCATCACCTCGCTTAACAAGGAAATGTGTGAAATCCTCAGCATCGCCTTTCAAAGGGCCGTCCAAGGCCAGGACATTCGCGAACAGGTCTTGGCCATTCGCATTTTGGAAAAACGCGTCGACGACCTAAAAGCGGAAATCTACCAAAAAATCCACAGTCTTCCTGTCTCCGAGTTTTGGCAGGGCAAGTTTTACGCCGACTTTCTTGAAAGCCTCACCACCTTTAGCGACCTCATTGAAGATGCCAGCGACGCCCTTTATGTGCTCACCGTGAGCTTCCGCTAG
- a CDS encoding CBS domain-containing protein has product MKLEEIMTRKLESISSNATVYEALEKMVDKRIRSLLVRASQPSETDGVVTARDVVFKVLAKGLNPMTVRVGDIACRPLRCVSKDESVQNVAALMEQANVARVFVCDQGKLVGVVALMDIMQAALIDRARNAHV; this is encoded by the coding sequence ATGAAACTGGAAGAGATCATGACACGAAAGCTGGAGTCGATTTCATCCAACGCTACGGTCTACGAGGCTCTTGAGAAAATGGTCGACAAGCGCATTCGATCCCTGCTTGTGCGGGCCTCTCAGCCTTCGGAAACGGATGGGGTGGTCACGGCCCGGGATGTCGTCTTTAAGGTGCTGGCCAAAGGGCTGAATCCTATGACGGTTCGCGTGGGAGATATCGCGTGTCGGCCTCTGCGATGCGTGTCCAAGGATGAAAGCGTCCAGAATGTGGCGGCCCTTATGGAACAGGCCAATGTGGCTCGAGTCTTCGTCTGCGACCAGGGAAAGCTTGTGGGCGTCGTCGCCCTTATGGACATTATGCAGGCTGCGCTCATCGATAGGGCAAGGAACGCTCATGTTTAA
- a CDS encoding sulfite exporter TauE/SafE family protein, which yields MDWLYLYMPIAGMDILWPGLVIIGFSVGVIGGFFGMGGAWMVTPGLNILGFPMAFAIGTDIAHIAGKSMVSTMRHSKFGNVDYKLGIVMIIGTMVGIECGAQLIMYLERLGVVGGVVRWVYVGFLALIAWLVFYDFYKAEKKKRAGIVDGEKGTEGITWYKTLHKIRIPPMVHFKTAGFTCSAWLPIMVSYATGVLAGFLGIGGGLLRMPALVYLIGCPTHIAVGTDLFEVMISGLYGAFTYSLKGRIELVAVFVMLTGAAIGAQIGTVATKYAKGYGIRILFGAAVLACMVSIILKQYGFSNSAAVVVLGAISVISLYICVIMFRGAAQELREKRAREAAARLH from the coding sequence ATGGATTGGTTGTATCTTTACATGCCCATTGCAGGAATGGACATTTTGTGGCCTGGCCTGGTTATTATCGGATTTTCCGTGGGCGTCATCGGCGGGTTTTTCGGCATGGGCGGCGCCTGGATGGTCACCCCAGGTTTAAACATTTTGGGATTTCCCATGGCCTTTGCCATCGGAACCGATATTGCTCATATCGCAGGAAAGTCCATGGTGTCCACCATGCGTCATTCCAAGTTCGGCAACGTAGACTACAAGCTTGGAATTGTCATGATCATAGGGACCATGGTGGGCATTGAATGCGGTGCCCAGCTTATCATGTATCTGGAGCGTTTAGGTGTCGTTGGTGGTGTGGTTCGTTGGGTTTACGTGGGTTTTCTCGCCCTTATCGCCTGGCTCGTGTTCTATGACTTTTATAAAGCGGAAAAGAAGAAAAGAGCCGGCATTGTGGATGGCGAAAAAGGCACGGAAGGTATCACCTGGTACAAGACGCTTCACAAGATTCGTATTCCTCCCATGGTCCATTTCAAGACGGCCGGGTTCACCTGTTCCGCTTGGCTTCCCATCATGGTGAGCTACGCCACGGGCGTCTTGGCCGGTTTCCTGGGCATCGGCGGCGGGTTGTTGAGAATGCCCGCTCTGGTGTATCTCATCGGTTGTCCGACGCATATCGCGGTGGGCACCGATCTTTTTGAAGTTATGATTTCAGGCCTCTACGGAGCTTTCACCTACAGCTTGAAGGGAAGAATCGAATTGGTGGCGGTCTTTGTGATGCTGACCGGAGCTGCCATTGGTGCTCAAATCGGCACCGTGGCCACGAAGTATGCCAAAGGTTACGGCATTCGCATCCTTTTCGGCGCTGCCGTGTTGGCCTGCATGGTCTCCATCATTCTGAAGCAGTACGGATTTTCGAACTCCGCTGCCGTGGTGGTCCTTGGAGCCATCAGTGTGATTTCGCTTTATATCTGTGTCATCATGTTCAGAGGAGCAGCTCAAGAGCTTCGGGAAAAGAGGGCTCGAGAAGCGGCAGCCCGACTACACTAG
- a CDS encoding DVU0150 family protein: MRKLAKKIAVMVAGFLSVVPSLAWAAGGEKVAQLIVVADTRVLNNAFVKYIADLYNTNTLLFAVWAVVLTALYGTFLGFLMDFLMARTGLDLKSRKIVEH; the protein is encoded by the coding sequence ATGAGAAAGCTTGCAAAGAAAATTGCCGTCATGGTGGCAGGGTTCTTAAGTGTTGTACCGTCCTTGGCATGGGCTGCCGGAGGTGAAAAAGTCGCCCAGCTCATCGTGGTGGCCGACACACGTGTGCTTAACAACGCTTTCGTCAAGTACATCGCCGACCTTTACAACACCAATACGCTCCTTTTTGCGGTCTGGGCCGTGGTCTTGACTGCCTTGTATGGAACATTTCTTGGCTTCTTGATGGATTTTCTTATGGCCCGCACTGGCTTGGATCTTAAGAGCCGCAAAATTGTAGAGCACTAA
- a CDS encoding sigma 54-interacting transcriptional regulator — protein MDDGKGDDMSMKLKWLQHDLNGSAVTGSFRSLRIRTKLWLTLVPTVVTILAVTGYVTHWFSRQFLQESVSRTVLLQTLAVAHEYESMMSRCREDLVELSLGPVTEEGLRKKWAHLKAARGWGYVEMGFMDKSGSKAMILAESEEGLERVSLEPGTSLWDGVGIASAETQGPSKGEAGPWVSSIVHVGYRSRDGSVFYGKATHVVRFISRSESRDGQGEEGFFFLSMDARQYRDILSLYNSRRSPLFGFVRSPELRYLYFMDPQGWILFQSEDEVDAGKALNTDTARSGLTGTFGRPGLPFAFRPNVDQRDYWEIVGNIRERKSGVLVRRISPTSESKVDRVYIGYAPILFSRGPDGASLYGAVVFVDRSRLITMAGYRQVDVMFIISLLSSLLVVLLLWGISRVITRPLYQLTAAVNALQESGHLETIEIPDKDLETAMLKEAVNGLIQRLQEQMAALEMQDRQLREMIMRERISLEEECDVLRVEREKLPEPLARLVGQSRAMQRFREFIIRAAVAEADVLIVGETGTGKQLAAEAIHALSRRASQPFVAINCGALDENLLLDALFGHVKGAFSEAKGDRKGAFLAADGGTLFLDEIGTASPKVQQALLRVIAERRVRPLGSDREVPVDVRLVAATNEDLLDLTRRGLFREDLYYRLNVLTLHTPPLRERREDIPLLAAHFLARAGRQFKRPNVSLTQGALEALMAHPWPGNVRELENRLTRAVTMAEGSLIHASDLELDRDPLMNGSDSVDTLKGVLEARAKGASTDVGELGAVRFDEGQKEEPKPSSKGGPSSTLVEINERQRKALEAILERGHMTRAEYQEIVGGGIAPRTALSDLQDLVAKGLLKKTGRGPATRYRLLHRGRLVASGNQTFGGSS, from the coding sequence ATGGACGACGGCAAGGGTGACGATATGTCCATGAAGCTCAAATGGCTCCAGCACGACCTTAACGGTTCTGCAGTAACTGGGTCTTTTCGGTCTTTACGCATTCGCACCAAACTGTGGCTCACGTTGGTGCCTACGGTGGTGACGATTCTGGCCGTGACGGGATACGTGACGCACTGGTTTTCGCGTCAATTTCTTCAAGAATCGGTTAGCCGCACGGTGCTTTTACAGACCTTAGCGGTGGCGCACGAGTACGAAAGCATGATGTCTCGGTGCCGAGAAGATCTTGTGGAGTTGTCCCTCGGACCGGTGACCGAGGAAGGATTGCGAAAAAAATGGGCCCATCTCAAGGCCGCGCGAGGGTGGGGTTACGTGGAAATGGGCTTCATGGACAAAAGCGGATCCAAAGCCATGATCTTGGCGGAATCGGAAGAAGGCCTCGAGCGAGTCTCCTTGGAACCTGGGACTTCCCTGTGGGATGGTGTGGGGATAGCGTCGGCGGAAACCCAAGGCCCTTCGAAAGGCGAAGCTGGACCCTGGGTGAGTTCGATAGTCCATGTGGGGTATCGATCGAGGGATGGTTCGGTTTTTTATGGAAAGGCCACCCATGTGGTTCGATTCATTAGCCGGAGTGAATCGAGGGACGGCCAGGGTGAAGAAGGTTTTTTCTTTCTCTCCATGGACGCCCGGCAGTACAGGGATATTCTTTCGCTTTACAATTCCAGGCGTTCTCCGCTGTTTGGCTTTGTTCGCAGTCCGGAGTTGCGCTACCTCTATTTCATGGATCCTCAGGGGTGGATCCTTTTTCAATCAGAAGATGAGGTCGATGCAGGCAAAGCCCTCAATACCGATACGGCGCGAAGCGGCCTCACAGGAACTTTCGGGCGTCCTGGGCTTCCCTTTGCGTTTCGCCCCAATGTGGACCAGCGGGATTACTGGGAGATTGTCGGGAATATTCGCGAAAGGAAGTCCGGCGTTTTGGTGAGACGGATTTCTCCGACTTCGGAAAGCAAAGTGGATCGTGTCTACATCGGATATGCCCCGATCTTGTTCTCGCGGGGGCCCGATGGGGCGAGTCTCTACGGCGCCGTCGTTTTTGTGGACCGAAGCCGTCTCATAACCATGGCAGGGTACCGTCAAGTGGACGTGATGTTCATCATAAGCCTTTTGAGTTCCTTGCTGGTGGTCCTGCTTTTGTGGGGAATCAGCCGTGTGATCACCCGGCCCTTGTATCAATTGACGGCCGCGGTCAATGCCTTGCAGGAAAGCGGACACTTGGAAACGATAGAGATTCCGGACAAGGATCTTGAAACGGCCATGCTCAAGGAAGCTGTCAATGGACTGATTCAGCGCCTTCAGGAACAAATGGCGGCTTTGGAGATGCAAGACAGGCAGTTGCGGGAAATGATCATGCGGGAGAGGATCTCGTTGGAGGAGGAATGCGACGTTCTTCGGGTGGAGCGCGAAAAACTTCCGGAACCCTTGGCCAGGCTTGTGGGCCAATCCAGGGCGATGCAAAGGTTTCGTGAATTCATCATTCGGGCCGCGGTTGCCGAAGCGGATGTCCTGATCGTCGGAGAAACCGGAACCGGAAAGCAGCTGGCAGCTGAAGCCATTCATGCTCTCAGTCGCCGAGCCTCCCAGCCTTTTGTGGCCATCAACTGTGGCGCTTTGGATGAAAACCTGCTTCTGGACGCCCTTTTTGGTCATGTGAAAGGGGCCTTTTCCGAAGCCAAGGGCGATCGAAAAGGAGCCTTTTTGGCCGCCGACGGCGGAACACTTTTCTTAGACGAAATCGGCACGGCTTCGCCCAAAGTGCAGCAGGCTCTCTTGCGGGTTATTGCCGAGCGTCGAGTGCGCCCTCTTGGGAGCGACAGGGAAGTCCCTGTAGATGTGCGGCTCGTGGCCGCAACCAATGAGGATCTGTTGGATCTCACACGCCGAGGTCTCTTTCGCGAAGATCTCTATTACAGACTCAATGTGCTCACATTGCACACCCCTCCCCTGAGGGAACGCCGAGAAGACATTCCGCTCTTGGCGGCGCATTTTTTGGCAAGAGCCGGGCGTCAGTTCAAACGTCCCAACGTGTCCCTCACCCAAGGAGCCTTGGAAGCACTCATGGCGCATCCCTGGCCTGGCAATGTGAGGGAGCTGGAAAACCGTCTCACTCGAGCGGTGACCATGGCAGAAGGATCTTTGATTCATGCCTCTGATTTGGAACTGGATCGGGATCCTTTGATGAACGGCTCGGACTCTGTGGATACTTTGAAGGGAGTCTTGGAAGCACGTGCAAAGGGCGCCTCGACGGATGTGGGAGAATTGGGCGCGGTCCGTTTCGACGAAGGACAGAAAGAGGAACCGAAGCCATCGTCCAAGGGTGGACCTTCTTCCACCCTGGTGGAGATCAATGAGCGGCAGAGAAAAGCACTGGAAGCCATTCTTGAGCGAGGCCATATGACGCGTGCCGAGTACCAGGAGATTGTGGGAGGTGGAATCGCTCCACGGACGGCGCTCAGTGATTTGCAGGACTTGGTTGCCAAAGGGCTGCTCAAAAAAACAGGTCGAGGCCCGGCAACGCGCTACAGACTTTTGCATCGAGGACGCCTTGTGGCCTCTGGGAACCAAACATTCGGAGGGTCTTCATGA
- a CDS encoding PEP/pyruvate-binding domain-containing protein produces MRNLWQRLKNRLGLEREQNPEHIADIFRFKYSHFKDLLQSNTDLAQIIADMSEKLQGYHIFGMGYVRSKASLAMSQAVRMVRALNALSFHRYAALEQALEKIRMAIVKELESELEKTEECPELVIPLEKVHRGMVDWVGGKSANLGEITARAGLRVPEGFAVTTRAFQLFMDQGDLRDWIRKYKNETDMSSPASVQELSETVQHLILRTPVPRELQEALLSAYDTLATHVSQRDELKWDVRVAMRSSAIGEDSDLSFAGQYVSVLNVERSKLADTYRIIVASLYTPRAIAYRYQKGIRDEDTAMGVTVLEMVDSVAAGVAYSTNPLDPNPEELLISGIYGLGPYVVEGVMTPDMVRVSKKPGFHILEKKPSFKPVRLVMNEEGGLREVPVPESDRDRLCLSDETIQRLAEAVTRLEKHFGGPQDVEWAVDGRGELFILQSRPLQILWESVESASAEGESGENEPGVLAAGGATAVPGVGCGTVYTVRNDEDLADFPQNGVLVAAHSSPSYVVVMARAAAIVTEAGSITGHMASVAREFGVPTLLGVPGLMRVLKPGLMVTVDALRRRIYDGVREDLIRESQERRPFMKGTPVYESLSRVARWIVPLNLVDPRDASFRPEGCRTLHDVMRFAHEMSYQEMFRLSDSFAEGEGRAVKVEARLPIDLYVIDLGGGLAPVGAHGSRVHLEHLTCAPLRALLEGMTHEALQEQGPRPVHLKGFLSVMTEQMLSPPRLGAERFGDKSYAIIADRYMNFSSRVGYHYSIVDTYSGQDSHKNYITFSFMGGAADEVRRNRRVRTIGRILEHMDFRVDVVGDRVTARVLKYPLEKILERLERLGRLLQFTRQLDMFMESERSVEELARRFLEEQYSLTA; encoded by the coding sequence ATGAGGAATCTGTGGCAACGGCTCAAGAATCGATTAGGCTTGGAGCGAGAACAAAACCCAGAGCACATTGCCGACATTTTTCGTTTCAAGTACAGCCACTTCAAAGATCTGCTGCAGTCCAACACGGATCTGGCTCAGATCATTGCAGACATGAGCGAGAAACTACAAGGTTACCACATCTTCGGCATGGGATACGTACGCTCCAAGGCGAGCCTGGCCATGTCTCAGGCGGTGCGTATGGTGCGCGCTCTCAATGCTCTGTCTTTTCACCGATACGCTGCTTTGGAACAGGCTTTGGAAAAAATTCGAATGGCTATAGTGAAGGAATTGGAGTCGGAGCTGGAGAAAACCGAAGAGTGTCCTGAACTGGTGATCCCGTTGGAAAAAGTGCACCGGGGCATGGTGGACTGGGTGGGAGGAAAGAGCGCCAACCTTGGTGAGATCACAGCTCGTGCAGGACTTCGTGTACCGGAAGGTTTCGCCGTCACCACTCGAGCTTTCCAATTGTTTATGGATCAAGGGGATCTTCGAGATTGGATTCGAAAGTACAAAAACGAAACGGACATGTCCTCGCCGGCTTCTGTGCAGGAACTGAGTGAAACCGTGCAGCACCTGATCTTGCGTACCCCTGTGCCTCGAGAACTTCAGGAAGCTCTGCTGTCAGCTTACGATACTCTGGCAACCCACGTGTCTCAAAGGGATGAGCTGAAATGGGATGTGCGGGTTGCTATGCGTAGCAGCGCCATCGGGGAAGACAGCGATCTTTCCTTTGCGGGTCAGTATGTAAGCGTTCTCAATGTGGAGCGTTCGAAGCTGGCGGATACATACCGGATTATCGTGGCCAGCCTTTATACGCCTCGAGCCATTGCCTACCGGTATCAGAAGGGGATTCGAGACGAAGACACGGCCATGGGCGTCACGGTGTTGGAAATGGTTGATTCTGTAGCCGCCGGAGTCGCCTATTCCACGAATCCATTGGACCCGAATCCTGAAGAATTGTTGATTTCCGGAATTTACGGTTTAGGTCCTTACGTGGTGGAAGGCGTGATGACGCCCGATATGGTGCGGGTGTCCAAGAAACCAGGTTTTCATATTTTAGAAAAAAAACCGTCCTTCAAGCCGGTGCGCCTGGTCATGAATGAGGAGGGGGGACTGAGGGAGGTTCCTGTGCCAGAGTCGGATAGAGACCGATTGTGTCTTTCGGATGAGACCATTCAACGGTTGGCCGAGGCTGTCACACGGTTGGAAAAACACTTTGGGGGCCCCCAGGACGTGGAGTGGGCGGTGGACGGGAGGGGAGAGCTGTTTATTCTTCAGAGCCGTCCATTGCAGATTCTTTGGGAGTCTGTTGAAAGCGCTTCGGCGGAGGGAGAGTCCGGTGAGAATGAGCCTGGAGTGCTTGCAGCCGGAGGCGCCACGGCCGTGCCGGGGGTCGGGTGCGGAACGGTGTATACGGTTCGAAATGATGAAGACTTGGCTGACTTTCCTCAGAACGGCGTGCTTGTGGCGGCGCATTCGTCGCCATCCTATGTGGTCGTGATGGCTCGAGCGGCGGCCATTGTCACGGAGGCCGGCAGTATCACGGGGCACATGGCTTCCGTGGCCAGAGAATTCGGTGTCCCAACACTTCTTGGGGTTCCTGGTCTGATGCGTGTTTTGAAACCAGGCCTTATGGTCACAGTGGATGCCTTGCGACGTCGTATCTATGACGGCGTTCGAGAAGATCTGATCCGGGAGTCTCAAGAAAGACGTCCGTTCATGAAAGGAACACCTGTTTATGAAAGCTTGAGCCGAGTCGCCAGGTGGATTGTCCCTTTGAACCTGGTGGATCCTCGAGATGCCTCTTTTCGGCCGGAAGGATGCCGCACCTTACATGATGTCATGCGCTTTGCCCATGAAATGTCCTACCAGGAAATGTTTCGGTTAAGCGACAGTTTTGCCGAGGGCGAAGGCCGAGCCGTTAAGGTGGAAGCTCGGTTGCCCATCGATCTTTATGTCATTGACCTGGGTGGAGGGTTAGCGCCGGTAGGCGCCCATGGCTCTCGAGTGCACCTGGAACATTTGACATGCGCCCCTTTGCGGGCGCTTCTGGAAGGCATGACCCATGAAGCCCTGCAGGAACAAGGGCCGAGGCCGGTGCATCTCAAAGGTTTTTTGTCCGTCATGACCGAGCAGATGCTTTCGCCACCTCGTTTGGGCGCCGAAAGGTTCGGTGACAAGAGCTATGCCATCATTGCGGACCGATACATGAACTTCAGTTCCCGGGTCGGTTATCACTACAGCATTGTGGACACATACAGCGGCCAAGATTCCCACAAAAATTACATCACCTTTTCCTTCATGGGAGGTGCGGCCGATGAGGTTCGGCGAAACCGACGTGTGAGAACCATCGGCCGCATTCTGGAACACATGGATTTTCGCGTCGATGTGGTCGGGGATCGCGTGACGGCTCGTGTCCTAAAGTATCCCCTCGAGAAAATTCTGGAGCGCCTGGAACGACTCGGTCGCCTGCTTCAGTTCACGAGACAGTTGGATATGTTTATGGAAAGCGAACGTTCCGTGGAGGAATTGGCCCGCCGCTTCCTGGAAGAACAGTATTCTTTGACCGCCTGA